In Pseudomonadota bacterium, the following are encoded in one genomic region:
- a CDS encoding desulfoferrodoxin, which translates to MAEKLGVYKCELCGNIVEVLHAGAGDLVCCGQPMTLQKENTVDAAKEKHVPVIEKIAGGYKVKLGEVPHPMTAEHYIEWIELIAGGKAYVQFLNPGDQPEAMFMVNDAQVAARAYCNLHGHWKA; encoded by the coding sequence ATGGCTGAAAAACTAGGTGTTTATAAATGTGAGCTGTGCGGCAATATAGTCGAGGTTCTACATGCAGGCGCAGGGGACCTCGTCTGTTGCGGTCAGCCCATGACGTTGCAGAAAGAAAATACGGTTGATGCCGCAAAAGAAAAACATGTGCCGGTAATAGAGAAAATTGCCGGTGGGTATAAAGTTAAACTGGGTGAAGTGCCCCATCCGATGACTGCTGAGCACTATATTGAATGGATTGAACTGATTGCCGGCGGAAAAGCATATGTCCAATTCCTTAATCCAGGTGATCAACCTGAAGCGATGTTTATGGTAAATGACGCCCAGGTTGCAGCCAGGGCTTACTGTAATTTGCACGGACACTGGAAGGCATAA
- a CDS encoding rubrerythrin family protein, whose protein sequence is MGRLSGTKTEKNILTAFAGESQARNRYTYFASKAKKEEFVQIANLFERTANQEKEHAKRLFKFLEGGEVEITASFPAGVVGATFDNLEEAAAGEKYEHSEMYPGFARIAREEGLDEIAEAFEAIAKAEKQHEKQYRALAANIKAERVFKRDKKVRWQCGNCGYVHEGEEALDKCPACLHAKAHFELLGENY, encoded by the coding sequence ATGGGAAGATTATCTGGAACGAAGACAGAAAAAAATATTCTAACTGCCTTTGCCGGGGAGTCTCAAGCGCGGAATCGTTATACATATTTCGCTTCCAAGGCAAAAAAAGAGGAATTTGTTCAAATAGCCAATCTCTTTGAGCGCACCGCAAATCAGGAAAAGGAGCATGCAAAACGATTGTTTAAGTTTCTCGAGGGCGGCGAAGTTGAAATAACCGCAAGTTTTCCTGCAGGTGTAGTAGGAGCCACTTTTGACAATCTTGAAGAGGCCGCCGCAGGAGAAAAGTATGAGCATAGCGAAATGTATCCCGGTTTTGCCAGGATTGCCCGGGAAGAGGGGCTTGATGAAATTGCCGAGGCATTTGAGGCTATTGCTAAAGCGGAAAAGCAACATGAGAAGCAGTACAGGGCCTTGGCTGCGAATATAAAGGCAGAGCGAGTCTTTAAGCGGGATAAAAAGGTACGTTGGCAATGCGGGAATTGCGGATATGTCCATGAAGGTGAAGAGGCCCTGGATAAATGTCCCGCCTGTCTCCACGCCAAGGCTCATTTTGAACTTCTTGGTGAAAATTACTGA
- a CDS encoding transcriptional repressor, protein MIDMQKMRMTKQRQLILEELQKVTSHPTADEIYHMVRRKMPKISLGTVYRNLEILSSCGVIWKVSVGGTQKRFDGNINPHSHVRCGSCGRVDDVHIKPEKSVNLQAQLLTDYKIIGHHVEFLGICPQCNHSGKEKMS, encoded by the coding sequence ATGATTGACATGCAAAAAATGCGAATGACAAAGCAGAGGCAGCTGATTCTTGAGGAATTGCAGAAGGTTACCAGTCATCCAACCGCGGATGAGATTTATCATATGGTTCGCAGGAAAATGCCCAAAATAAGCCTCGGAACTGTTTATCGTAATCTTGAAATTTTATCATCCTGCGGGGTAATCTGGAAAGTATCGGTGGGAGGCACCCAGAAACGGTTTGACGGGAATATTAATCCCCACTCTCATGTTCGGTGCGGAAGCTGCGGCAGGGTTGACGATGTGCATATCAAACCAGAAAAGAGTGTCAATCTCCAGGCGCAACTACTTACTGATTACAAAATCATTGGACACCATGTGGAATTTTTGGGCATCTGCCCTCAGTGCAACCACTCAGGTAAAGAAAAAATGTCCTGA